From Paraburkholderia sabiae, a single genomic window includes:
- a CDS encoding DUF2591 domain-containing protein — MRVSDLEGALLDYWVARADNLPKPHVDDGFCWIEEAACDGDPARALDAAFAPSSDWAQCGPIIERARIHLLPAAAGDHASWTGSVPAGAGTIEQAGATALIAAMRAFVASRFGDTVADEADVEAH; from the coding sequence ATGAGAGTTTCAGATCTGGAAGGCGCGTTACTCGATTACTGGGTTGCACGAGCGGACAATCTGCCGAAGCCGCACGTCGACGACGGCTTCTGCTGGATCGAAGAGGCCGCTTGCGACGGCGATCCCGCCCGCGCGCTCGACGCGGCCTTCGCGCCGTCGTCGGACTGGGCGCAATGCGGCCCGATCATCGAACGGGCGAGAATCCATCTGCTGCCGGCCGCGGCAGGCGATCATGCATCATGGACGGGCTCCGTTCCCGCCGGCGCGGGCACCATCGAACAGGCCGGCGCCACGGCGCTGATCGCCGCGATGCGCGCGTTCGTCGCGAGCCGTTTCGGCGATACGGTCGCCGACGAAGCCGACGTCGAAGCGCACTGA
- a CDS encoding Lrp/AsnC family transcriptional regulator: MTSEARSAAAARRLDRIDIAILQQLQQNARITNAELARAVNLSPTPCFNRVRALEKLGLFRQQVTLLDAEALGLRINVFIQVSLEKQVEDALRRFEQEVGERPEVMECYLMTGDADYLLRVVVPDMQGLERFIVQWLTKIPGVSNIRSSFALKQVRYKTALPLPVAGLTLASEDDAPREWA, translated from the coding sequence ATGACTTCCGAAGCCAGATCCGCCGCGGCGGCGCGGCGCCTCGACCGCATCGACATCGCGATTCTTCAGCAGCTTCAGCAGAACGCGCGCATCACGAACGCGGAGCTGGCGCGCGCCGTCAACCTGTCGCCGACACCCTGCTTCAACCGCGTGCGTGCGCTCGAAAAGCTTGGCCTGTTCCGTCAGCAGGTCACGCTGCTCGATGCCGAAGCGCTCGGGCTGCGTATCAACGTGTTCATTCAGGTAAGCCTCGAAAAGCAGGTCGAAGATGCGCTGCGGCGCTTCGAGCAGGAAGTCGGCGAACGCCCCGAGGTGATGGAGTGCTATCTGATGACGGGCGACGCCGACTATCTGCTGCGCGTCGTCGTGCCCGACATGCAGGGCCTCGAACGCTTCATCGTGCAGTGGCTCACGAAAATTCCGGGCGTGTCGAATATCCGTTCGAGCTTCGCGCTCAAGCAGGTGCGCTACAAGACGGCGTTGCCGCTGCCCGTCGCGGGACTCACGCTCGCCTCAGAGGACGATGCGCCGCGCGAATGGGCCTGA
- a CDS encoding SGNH/GDSL hydrolase family protein, whose amino-acid sequence MPNAALIVHQVRVALYDVLVGVIYGVVSVVSDGAARVVRGVFRQLNGHGASMTFHFQHIARRAACRPLFVALIGSLATASAAHAAPHMSGNAMAIPHRLIIIDAQGDSTMWGYQTSSGFTKSWQSPNNPPALLQAALQARFGAHVIVQNNSVPGATLVDRERGMHGYGQPYSRWVTTSPAHIVIVNFALNDADNHVKEPPAAFRAQLMRFIEESRSAGRIVVLEEPNPVDYALNRTVVPQYVAVVDELAKRYGLALVRQYAPIGARRDWRSLLIDGVHPTDTLYKLKAERQREVIEPIVAKLIG is encoded by the coding sequence GTGCCGAACGCAGCACTGATTGTGCATCAAGTTCGTGTTGCACTTTATGACGTGCTCGTCGGCGTCATTTATGGCGTGGTATCTGTCGTGAGCGATGGCGCCGCGCGTGTCGTGCGCGGCGTGTTCCGTCAACTGAATGGACACGGGGCATCCATGACTTTCCACTTCCAGCACATTGCGCGCCGCGCCGCCTGCCGGCCGCTGTTCGTGGCACTGATCGGCAGCCTTGCGACGGCGAGCGCAGCGCACGCCGCGCCCCACATGTCGGGAAATGCGATGGCAATCCCGCACAGGCTGATTATCATCGATGCGCAAGGCGACTCCACGATGTGGGGCTATCAGACGTCGAGCGGCTTCACGAAGTCCTGGCAATCGCCGAACAATCCGCCCGCGTTGCTTCAGGCTGCGTTGCAGGCGCGCTTCGGCGCGCATGTGATCGTGCAGAACAACAGCGTGCCGGGCGCGACGCTCGTCGATCGAGAGCGAGGCATGCATGGTTATGGACAACCGTACTCGCGCTGGGTGACGACGTCGCCCGCGCATATCGTGATCGTCAACTTCGCGCTCAACGACGCCGACAATCACGTGAAGGAACCGCCCGCGGCGTTTCGCGCGCAACTGATGCGCTTCATCGAGGAGTCGCGCAGCGCGGGACGCATCGTCGTGCTCGAAGAACCCAATCCCGTCGATTACGCGCTGAACAGGACGGTCGTGCCGCAATACGTGGCCGTCGTCGATGAACTGGCGAAACGCTATGGGCTCGCACTCGTGCGGCAGTATGCGCCGATCGGTGCGCGGCGCGACTGGCGTTCGCTGCTGATCGACGGCGTTCATCCGACCGATACGCTTTATAAGCTCAAGGCCGAGCGGCAACGCGAGGTGATCGAGCCGATCGTGGCGAAGCTGATCGGGTAG
- a CDS encoding acyl-CoA synthetase, producing the protein MLPAADTYDSLVAAFEWRIPPHYNIGVDACDKWADGSGRLALICETREGEATRYTFDDLKSMSDRFANALRKSGVKKGDRVGIFLAQSVETALAHLAVYKCGAIAVPLFALFGPDALEYRLSDSGAVALVTDLGGAQKIASVRASLPELRTIFCVDIDAPDSALQVESFWSALNDAPAAFDAEPTSADDPAVIIYTSGTTGKPKGALHAHRVLLGHLPGVEMPQAFFPNAAHLMWTPADWAWIGGLFDVLLPAWHHGVTVLARRFEKFDGEAAFDLMQRHAVTHAFLPPTALKMMRVVEHPERWKLSLRAVASGGESLGAELIEWGRRALGVTINEFYGQTECNVVVSSCATLFEPCFGSIGKVVPGHRVAIVDDTGHTVPRGEPGNIAIHAPDPVMFLGYWRNEAATRDKFRGDWLLTGDMGLMDADGFIRFVGRDDDVITSAGYRIGPAPIEDCLLRHPAVRMAAVVGAPDAQRTEIVTAFVVLNPGHEANDALVQTLQQHVKTHLAAHEYPRAIHFVDALPMTATGKVIRRELRDRVTPASN; encoded by the coding sequence ATGCTTCCCGCCGCCGATACCTACGACAGCCTCGTCGCCGCGTTTGAATGGCGCATTCCGCCGCACTACAACATCGGCGTCGATGCCTGCGACAAGTGGGCCGACGGCAGCGGCCGTCTTGCGCTGATCTGCGAGACGCGTGAAGGCGAGGCGACGCGTTATACCTTCGACGACCTCAAGTCGATGTCGGACCGCTTCGCCAATGCGCTGCGCAAGAGCGGCGTGAAGAAGGGCGATCGCGTCGGCATCTTTCTCGCGCAATCGGTGGAGACGGCGCTCGCGCATCTCGCCGTCTACAAGTGCGGCGCGATCGCCGTGCCGCTCTTCGCGCTGTTCGGTCCCGATGCGCTCGAATATCGTCTGTCCGACAGCGGCGCTGTCGCGCTCGTCACGGACCTGGGCGGCGCGCAAAAAATCGCTTCGGTGCGCGCGAGTCTTCCCGAGTTGCGCACGATCTTCTGCGTCGATATCGATGCTCCGGACAGCGCGTTGCAGGTCGAATCGTTCTGGTCCGCGTTGAACGATGCGCCCGCTGCCTTCGACGCAGAACCCACCTCCGCCGACGATCCCGCCGTCATCATCTACACGTCCGGCACGACGGGCAAGCCGAAGGGCGCATTGCACGCGCATCGCGTGTTGCTCGGCCATCTGCCCGGTGTGGAAATGCCGCAGGCGTTCTTTCCCAACGCCGCGCATCTGATGTGGACACCCGCCGACTGGGCGTGGATCGGCGGCCTCTTCGATGTGCTGCTGCCCGCGTGGCATCACGGCGTGACCGTGCTGGCGAGGCGTTTCGAAAAGTTCGACGGCGAGGCCGCGTTCGATCTGATGCAGCGTCACGCCGTCACGCATGCGTTCCTGCCGCCGACTGCGCTCAAGATGATGCGCGTCGTCGAGCATCCGGAGCGCTGGAAGCTGTCGCTGCGCGCAGTGGCAAGCGGCGGCGAATCGCTCGGGGCGGAACTGATCGAATGGGGACGGCGCGCGCTCGGCGTGACGATCAACGAGTTCTACGGGCAGACGGAGTGCAACGTGGTCGTGTCGTCGTGCGCGACGCTGTTCGAGCCGTGCTTCGGTTCGATCGGCAAGGTCGTGCCGGGCCATCGCGTGGCGATCGTCGATGACACAGGACACACCGTGCCGCGCGGCGAGCCAGGCAACATCGCGATCCACGCGCCCGACCCGGTGATGTTCCTCGGCTACTGGCGCAATGAAGCCGCGACGCGCGACAAGTTTCGCGGCGACTGGCTGCTGACGGGCGACATGGGTTTGATGGACGCGGACGGTTTCATTCGCTTCGTCGGTCGCGACGACGACGTGATTACGAGCGCGGGTTACCGGATCGGCCCGGCGCCCATCGAGGATTGCCTGCTGCGGCATCCTGCCGTTCGCATGGCGGCCGTGGTCGGTGCGCCCGACGCGCAGCGCACGGAGATCGTCACTGCGTTCGTCGTGCTGAATCCCGGCCATGAGGCGAACGACGCGCTCGTGCAGACGCTGCAGCAGCACGTGAAGACGCATCTCGCCGCGCACGAGTATCCGCGCGCGATTCATTTCGTCGACGCCTTGCCGATGACGGCGACGGGCAAGGTCATCCGCCGTGAGCTGCGCGATCGCGTGACGCCTGCGTCGAACTGA
- a CDS encoding sodium:solute symporter family protein — translation MKLAHRLIRSYSLYTLGFVAFIYLLWRIEAVSGPGMWIGYVFLFVPIAVYAVIGLLSRTSDLVEYYVAGRRVPSAFNGMATAADWLSAASFIGLAGSIYATGYDGLAYTMGWTGGYCLVAFLLAPYVRKLARYTIPDFLGTRFSSNAVRGLAALSAILCSFVYLVAQIQGVGLIATRFIGVDFAIGIFCGLAGILVCSFLGGMRAVTWTQVAQYIILIVAFLIPVSMIAHKDGLGWVPQLSYGRLMERIEPLERSVRDAPLEQAVRDDYRMRAALIQTQIDSLPQSFIDEKSRLTAQLDDLRRHNGPLREIADLERRIARFPRDPAMAQIVWAQQRDEMMQRAAAPVPMHEPFPAANEEERRLHQRNFLSLLLCLSLGTASLPHILTRYNTTTSVASARRSVGWTLFFVALFYLTVPVLAVLIKYEILSNLVGHRFSELPQWVMQWRRVEPYLISIADVNGDGIVRWSEIQMQPDMVVLAAPEIAGLPYVMSGLIAAGALAAALSTADGLLLTIANALSHDVYYHMVDPEASSQKRVTISKILLLGVALLASYVASLNAGNILFLVGAAFSLAASSLFPVLVLGVFWKRTTRLGAVAGMVAGLVVCIWYIVSTYPFFTQLTGFVGPRWFGIEPISSGVFGVPAGFLVAVLVSLVDRKPDAYTRALVDYIRHP, via the coding sequence ATGAAACTCGCGCATCGGCTGATCCGTTCGTATTCGCTCTACACGCTGGGCTTTGTCGCGTTCATCTATCTGCTCTGGCGTATCGAGGCGGTGAGCGGGCCGGGCATGTGGATCGGCTACGTGTTCCTGTTCGTGCCGATTGCCGTGTATGCCGTGATCGGCCTGCTGTCGCGCACGTCCGATCTCGTCGAATACTACGTGGCGGGGCGGCGCGTGCCGTCCGCGTTCAACGGTATGGCGACGGCGGCGGACTGGCTGTCGGCGGCGTCGTTCATCGGCCTCGCGGGCAGCATCTACGCGACGGGCTACGACGGCCTCGCGTACACGATGGGCTGGACGGGCGGCTACTGCCTCGTCGCGTTCCTGCTCGCGCCGTACGTGCGCAAGCTCGCGCGCTACACGATTCCCGATTTTCTCGGCACGCGCTTTTCGAGCAACGCGGTGCGCGGCCTTGCTGCGCTGTCGGCGATTCTTTGTTCGTTCGTTTATCTCGTCGCGCAGATTCAGGGCGTCGGGCTCATTGCGACGCGCTTCATCGGCGTCGACTTCGCGATCGGCATCTTCTGCGGGCTCGCGGGCATTCTGGTGTGCTCGTTTCTCGGCGGCATGCGCGCGGTGACGTGGACGCAGGTCGCGCAGTACATCATCCTGATCGTGGCGTTCCTGATTCCCGTGTCGATGATCGCGCACAAGGACGGGCTCGGCTGGGTGCCGCAACTGAGCTATGGCCGGTTGATGGAGCGCATCGAGCCGCTAGAGCGCAGCGTGCGCGATGCGCCGTTGGAGCAGGCCGTGCGCGACGACTACCGGATGCGCGCCGCGTTGATCCAGACGCAGATCGACAGCCTGCCGCAATCGTTCATCGACGAGAAGAGCCGTCTGACCGCGCAACTCGACGATCTCCGGCGGCATAACGGCCCGTTGCGCGAGATCGCCGATCTCGAACGGCGCATCGCGCGCTTTCCACGCGATCCGGCGATGGCGCAGATCGTGTGGGCACAGCAGCGCGACGAGATGATGCAGCGCGCGGCGGCGCCCGTGCCGATGCACGAACCGTTTCCCGCCGCGAATGAAGAAGAGCGGCGGCTGCATCAGCGCAACTTTCTATCGTTGCTGCTGTGTCTGTCGCTGGGGACGGCGAGCCTGCCGCACATCCTCACGCGCTACAACACGACGACGTCGGTGGCATCGGCGCGGCGCTCGGTCGGCTGGACGCTGTTCTTCGTCGCGCTGTTCTATCTGACCGTGCCCGTGCTTGCCGTGCTGATCAAGTACGAGATCCTGTCGAATCTCGTCGGGCATCGCTTTTCCGAACTGCCGCAATGGGTGATGCAATGGCGGCGCGTCGAGCCGTACCTGATCAGCATTGCAGATGTGAACGGCGACGGCATCGTGCGATGGAGCGAGATCCAGATGCAGCCCGACATGGTGGTGCTCGCCGCGCCCGAGATTGCGGGGCTGCCGTACGTGATGTCGGGGCTGATCGCGGCGGGTGCGCTGGCGGCGGCGCTATCGACGGCCGATGGTTTGCTGCTGACGATTGCCAATGCGCTCTCGCATGATGTGTACTACCACATGGTCGATCCCGAAGCGTCGAGTCAGAAGCGCGTGACGATCTCGAAGATTCTGCTGCTCGGCGTTGCGTTGTTAGCGTCGTATGTGGCATCGCTGAATGCGGGGAACATTCTGTTTCTGGTGGGCGCGGCGTTTTCGCTGGCGGCGTCGAGTCTTTTTCCTGTGCTCGTTCTAGGCGTGTTCTGGAAGCGCACGACGCGTCTCGGCGCAGTGGCGGGCATGGTGGCGGGGCTTGTGGTGTGCATCTGGTACATCGTGTCGACGTATCCGTTCTTCACGCAGCTGACGGGCTTCGTCGGACCGCGATGGTTTGGTATCGAGCCGATCAGTTCGGGCGTGTTCGGCGTGCCGGCGGGGTTTCTGGTGGCGGTGCTCGTGAGTCTCGTGGATCGGAAGCCGGATGCTTATACAAGGGCGCTGGTGGACTATATACGGCATCCGTGA
- the acs gene encoding acetate--CoA ligase encodes MSAIESVLQERRVFQPSAEVTAQATVSGMDAYKALVAEAERDYEGFWGRLARETLSWKKPFTKVLDESNAPFYKWYDDGELNASYNSIDRHVEAGNGERVAIIFEADDGTVTNVTYNDMLQRVSRFANALKKRGIKKGDRVVIYMPMSVEGIVAMQACARIGATHSVVFGGFSSKSLNERLVDVGAVALITSDEQMRGGKALPLKNIADEALAMGGCEAVKSVIVYRRTGGKTGWDDKRDLWMHEITASESDQCPPEWVGAEHPLFILYTSGSTGKPKGVQHSTGGYLLWAAQTMKWTFDWKPTDIFWCTADIGWVTGHSYITYGPLALGGTQVVFEGVPTYPNAGRFWDMIQKHKVTVFYTAPTAIRSLIKAAEADAKVHPKSYDLSSLRIIGTVGEPINPEAWVWYYENVGGSRCPIVDTWWQTETGGHMITPLPGATPLVPGSCTLALPGIMAAIVDETGQDVPNGQGGILVIKRPWPSMIRTIWGDPERFKKSYFPEELGGKLYLAGDGSVCDKETGYFTIMGRIDDVLNVSGHRLGTMEIESALVANPLVAEAAVVGRPDDTTGEAVCAFVVLKRARPEGEEAAKIAADLRNWVGKEIGPIAKPKDIRFGDNLPKTRSGKIMRRLLRSLAKGEEITQDVSTLENPAILDQLGESR; translated from the coding sequence ATGTCTGCGATTGAATCGGTTCTTCAGGAACGCCGCGTGTTTCAGCCTTCAGCCGAAGTGACGGCGCAGGCGACTGTGTCCGGCATGGACGCGTACAAGGCGCTCGTCGCCGAGGCGGAGCGCGATTACGAAGGCTTCTGGGGCAGGCTGGCGCGCGAAACGCTCAGCTGGAAAAAGCCCTTCACGAAGGTGCTCGACGAATCGAACGCGCCTTTCTACAAGTGGTATGACGATGGCGAACTGAATGCGTCGTACAACAGCATCGACCGGCACGTCGAAGCGGGCAACGGCGAGCGCGTCGCGATCATCTTCGAAGCCGACGACGGCACCGTCACCAACGTCACGTACAACGACATGCTGCAACGCGTGTCGCGCTTCGCGAATGCGCTGAAGAAACGCGGCATCAAAAAGGGCGATCGCGTCGTCATCTATATGCCGATGTCGGTCGAAGGCATCGTCGCGATGCAGGCGTGTGCGCGCATCGGCGCGACGCACTCGGTCGTGTTCGGCGGCTTCTCGTCGAAGTCGCTGAACGAGCGTCTCGTCGATGTGGGCGCCGTCGCGCTGATCACGTCCGACGAACAGATGCGCGGCGGCAAGGCGCTGCCGCTGAAGAACATCGCCGACGAAGCGCTCGCGATGGGCGGCTGCGAAGCGGTGAAGAGCGTGATCGTCTACAGGCGCACGGGCGGCAAGACCGGGTGGGACGACAAGCGCGATCTGTGGATGCACGAGATCACCGCGAGCGAGTCGGATCAATGCCCGCCCGAGTGGGTCGGCGCCGAACATCCGCTTTTCATCCTCTACACGTCGGGTTCGACGGGCAAGCCGAAGGGCGTGCAGCACAGCACGGGCGGCTATCTGCTGTGGGCCGCGCAGACGATGAAGTGGACCTTCGACTGGAAGCCGACGGACATCTTCTGGTGTACGGCCGACATCGGCTGGGTCACGGGCCACAGCTACATCACGTATGGCCCACTCGCGCTCGGCGGCACGCAGGTCGTGTTCGAAGGCGTGCCGACGTATCCGAACGCAGGCCGCTTCTGGGACATGATCCAGAAGCACAAGGTCACCGTGTTCTACACGGCGCCGACGGCGATCCGTTCGCTGATCAAGGCCGCCGAAGCCGACGCGAAGGTGCATCCGAAGAGCTACGACCTGTCGTCGCTGCGCATCATCGGCACGGTCGGCGAGCCGATCAATCCCGAAGCGTGGGTGTGGTACTACGAGAACGTGGGCGGCTCGCGTTGCCCGATCGTCGATACATGGTGGCAGACGGAAACGGGCGGTCACATGATCACGCCGCTGCCGGGCGCGACGCCGCTCGTGCCGGGATCGTGCACGCTGGCGCTGCCGGGCATCATGGCCGCCATCGTCGATGAAACCGGGCAGGACGTGCCGAACGGACAGGGCGGCATTCTTGTCATCAAGCGTCCATGGCCGTCGATGATCCGCACGATCTGGGGCGACCCCGAGCGCTTCAAGAAGAGCTACTTCCCCGAAGAACTGGGCGGCAAGCTCTATCTGGCGGGCGACGGCTCGGTGTGCGACAAGGAAACCGGCTACTTCACGATCATGGGCCGTATCGACGACGTGCTGAATGTGTCGGGTCACCGGCTCGGCACGATGGAGATCGAGTCGGCGCTGGTCGCGAATCCGCTCGTCGCGGAAGCGGCCGTGGTCGGTCGTCCCGACGACACGACGGGCGAAGCCGTGTGCGCGTTCGTCGTGCTGAAGCGCGCGCGTCCGGAAGGCGAAGAGGCCGCGAAGATCGCGGCGGATCTGCGCAACTGGGTCGGCAAGGAAATTGGTCCGATCGCGAAACCGAAGGACATCCGCTTCGGCGACAACCTGCCGAAGACGCGTTCGGGCAAGATCATGCGGCGTCTGTTGCGTTCGCTCGCGAAGGGCGAAGAGATCACGCAGGACGTGTCGACGCTCGAGAATCCGGCGATTCTCGATCAGCTGGGCGAGTCGCGCTGA
- a CDS encoding PAAR domain-containing protein: MKRYLILNGDTTTANGTVQAVSTTIQLAGRDVAHEGDNVMCPACKTTGKIQCDGPREVMTAPDGRHAALSDDLCICGCEPHPKLVASQQTFSVGE, encoded by the coding sequence ATGAAGCGCTATCTGATCCTGAACGGCGACACGACGACGGCGAACGGCACGGTGCAAGCCGTGTCCACCACGATTCAACTCGCAGGGCGCGACGTCGCGCATGAAGGCGACAACGTGATGTGTCCCGCGTGCAAGACGACGGGCAAGATCCAGTGCGACGGTCCGCGCGAGGTGATGACGGCGCCCGACGGCCGGCACGCTGCGTTGAGCGACGATCTGTGCATCTGCGGATGCGAGCCGCATCCGAAGCTGGTCGCTTCGCAACAGACGTTTTCAGTGGGCGAATGA
- a CDS encoding DUF4212 domain-containing protein — translation MAAPHHTSRHTINPVPEPPPVTEAMARAHARYWRFNIALIATLMVIGFVVSFVVPLIARSLVQMRVAGFSLPFYMGAQGAILVYLVLIAVYIVLMQRADAQLQRVLEASAQNDFAERTADR, via the coding sequence ATGGCCGCGCCACACCACACCTCGCGACACACGATCAATCCCGTGCCCGAACCTCCGCCCGTGACGGAGGCGATGGCGCGCGCGCACGCGCGCTACTGGCGCTTTAACATCGCGTTGATCGCTACGTTGATGGTGATCGGCTTCGTCGTGTCCTTCGTCGTGCCGCTGATCGCGCGTAGTCTCGTGCAGATGCGCGTCGCGGGCTTCAGCCTGCCGTTCTATATGGGCGCACAGGGCGCGATTCTCGTATATCTCGTGCTGATCGCCGTCTACATCGTGCTGATGCAGCGCGCCGACGCGCAGCTCCAGCGCGTGCTCGAAGCGAGCGCGCAGAACGATTTCGCCGAGCGCACCGCCGACCGATGA